The Candidatus Brocadiaceae bacterium genome contains a region encoding:
- a CDS encoding GxxExxY protein translates to MAGEDATQDPQTYAIIGAAMAVHTELGCGFVEPVYQEALALELRRQRIPFQREVELPIYYRDQRLTTIYRADFICEGTILVELKALGKLTERENAQVINYLKASGLRKGLLLNFGEVSLQYRRLVNGPQ, encoded by the coding sequence ATGGCCGGAGAGGACGCCACTCAGGATCCGCAGACGTATGCCATCATCGGGGCGGCAATGGCTGTTCACACCGAACTCGGCTGCGGTTTCGTGGAGCCCGTCTATCAGGAAGCGTTGGCGCTTGAGTTGCGGCGGCAGCGCATTCCTTTTCAGCGGGAGGTTGAGCTCCCGATCTACTACAGGGATCAACGGCTCACCACCATCTACCGAGCCGACTTCATCTGTGAGGGGACCATCCTTGTCGAACTGAAAGCGCTCGGTAAGCTGACTGAGCGTGAGAACGCACAGGTCATCAACTACCTCAAGGCGAGCGGCCTCCGGAAAGGCCTGCTCCTCAACTTCGGCGAGGTCAGCCTCCAGTACCGCCGCCTCGTCAACGGCCCACAATGA
- a CDS encoding response regulator transcription factor, whose translation MPDETILIVEDDAAMLEGLKGNFEFEGYRVLTAADGETGLSAALDARPDLIVLDIMLPRINGYEVCRLIRREGLEMPVIMLTAKGQESDVVLGLELGADDYVTKPFGVLELMARVAALLRRRRRERPQVIRFGPFALDLQARRLSRDGEEIHVTPKQFDLLVLLVEREGRALTRNQMLNAVWGHSVFVTPRSVDQCVNTLRRQIEPDQHRPIYIQTVRGIGYRFDAPPHES comes from the coding sequence ATGCCCGACGAGACGATCCTGATTGTGGAAGACGATGCGGCGATGCTCGAGGGGCTGAAGGGCAACTTCGAGTTCGAAGGCTACCGCGTCCTTACCGCCGCCGACGGCGAGACAGGGCTGAGCGCGGCATTGGACGCCCGGCCGGACCTGATCGTGCTCGACATCATGCTGCCCAGGATCAACGGCTATGAGGTCTGCCGCCTCATCCGCCGCGAGGGACTCGAAATGCCCGTCATCATGCTCACGGCGAAGGGGCAGGAGTCGGATGTCGTCCTGGGGCTTGAACTCGGCGCGGACGACTATGTCACGAAGCCGTTCGGCGTGCTGGAACTCATGGCGCGCGTGGCGGCGCTGCTGCGGCGTCGCCGGCGGGAGCGGCCGCAGGTCATCCGGTTCGGTCCGTTCGCCCTTGATCTGCAGGCCCGCCGGCTCAGCCGCGACGGGGAAGAGATCCACGTGACGCCGAAGCAGTTCGACCTGCTCGTGCTGCTGGTCGAACGCGAGGGCCGGGCGCTGACGCGCAACCAGATGCTCAACGCCGTCTGGGGGCACAGCGTCTTCGTGACGCCGCGCAGCGTCGATCAGTGCGTGAACACCCTCCGCCGGCAGATCGAGCCGGACCAGCACCGGCCCATATATATCCAGACCGTGCGGGGCATCGGCTACCGCTTCGACGCGCCGCCGCACGAGAGCTGA
- a CDS encoding HAMP domain-containing histidine kinase, with translation MARSEFRRVGSTGAGAGGGSWRLLLLLALAVAVPTACVLWFMGQAVRNTRLAVRQKLIDVYEPRLHAAADAVSNRWNDKAGRLEQTAAEAPPAERFAALVSSRACDAAVIYDEAGGVAYPAPAAVLPAITPRPPGVWAEAQSLVTAGDAAKAADLLGGLFSDPGQAEVRDSAGRLVAPPAGLRALELIPDSADARRLALREALIARLNDYGPPAMPPAQRRFLMHRLRETEGEALAFPTLAAEDLAADYLARIPTPPAAPELTASGLPGVWRLASADGRVVGLFCEEGLLDEMQLLARETGAMPGASIVLRRPGAPDGGEAFLTASPGDRLPGWRLALMLEGGDPFSEAAGRETAGYLWAGLLSIGAVVLLALVGGRSLLRQAKLTRLKNDFVATVTHELKTPLACIRMFAETLREGRFENEAQARRYLDLLVSENERLARLIDNFLTFSRMERNKRAFEMAELHPEEVVHEAANVVAERFSASGCRFDVNVPPALPAVSGDHDALVTVLLNLLDNACKYTGRDKRIALSAETADGAVCFRVSDNGIGMSRREARRAFERFFQADSHLARRAEGCGLGLSIVKFIVDAHGGTIDVESTPGEGSTFTVRVPIARETEA, from the coding sequence GCGCCTGGCCGTGCGGCAGAAGCTGATCGACGTGTATGAGCCGCGGCTGCACGCGGCGGCGGATGCGGTCTCGAACCGCTGGAACGACAAGGCCGGCCGCCTTGAACAGACGGCCGCCGAGGCGCCGCCGGCGGAACGGTTTGCCGCGCTTGTGTCTTCCCGCGCGTGCGACGCCGCCGTCATCTATGACGAAGCCGGAGGCGTGGCCTATCCGGCGCCGGCCGCCGTGCTGCCCGCGATCACTCCCCGTCCGCCGGGCGTCTGGGCCGAGGCGCAGTCCCTGGTGACGGCAGGCGACGCCGCGAAGGCCGCGGACCTGCTGGGGGGGCTGTTTTCGGATCCCGGGCAGGCGGAGGTCCGGGATTCCGCCGGCCGTCTCGTCGCGCCTCCGGCCGGGCTGCGTGCGCTGGAACTGATCCCGGATTCGGCCGACGCCCGCCGCCTGGCACTGCGCGAAGCGCTTATCGCACGCCTGAACGACTACGGCCCTCCCGCCATGCCGCCCGCGCAGCGCCGCTTCCTCATGCATCGGCTGCGAGAGACTGAGGGGGAGGCGCTCGCCTTTCCCACGCTCGCGGCCGAGGACCTGGCGGCCGACTACCTGGCCCGCATCCCCACACCGCCTGCGGCGCCGGAGCTGACGGCGTCCGGGCTGCCGGGCGTCTGGCGGCTCGCGTCGGCCGACGGCCGCGTTGTGGGGCTGTTTTGCGAGGAGGGGCTGCTGGACGAGATGCAGCTCCTCGCGCGGGAGACCGGAGCCATGCCCGGCGCGTCGATCGTGCTGCGCCGTCCGGGTGCGCCGGATGGCGGGGAGGCCTTCCTGACCGCATCGCCGGGGGACCGGCTTCCCGGATGGCGGCTGGCGCTGATGCTGGAGGGCGGCGATCCTTTCTCCGAGGCGGCAGGGCGGGAGACGGCCGGCTACCTCTGGGCCGGGCTGCTGAGCATCGGCGCCGTCGTGCTTCTGGCCTTGGTCGGCGGGCGCTCGCTGCTGCGGCAGGCGAAGCTGACGCGGCTGAAGAACGACTTCGTCGCCACCGTGACGCACGAGCTGAAGACGCCGCTGGCGTGCATCCGCATGTTCGCTGAAACACTGCGCGAGGGGCGGTTCGAGAACGAGGCGCAGGCGCGGCGCTACCTGGACCTGCTCGTCAGCGAGAACGAAAGGCTGGCCCGGCTGATCGACAACTTCCTGACCTTCTCACGCATGGAGCGCAACAAGCGGGCGTTCGAAATGGCGGAACTGCATCCCGAGGAGGTCGTTCACGAGGCGGCGAACGTTGTGGCCGAGCGGTTCAGCGCGAGCGGCTGCCGATTCGACGTCAACGTGCCGCCAGCGCTGCCGGCGGTCAGCGGCGACCACGACGCGCTGGTGACCGTCTTGCTCAACCTGCTGGACAACGCCTGTAAGTACACCGGCCGGGACAAGCGCATCGCACTCTCGGCCGAGACGGCTGACGGCGCCGTCTGCTTCCGCGTCTCCGACAACGGCATCGGCATGTCACGGCGTGAAGCACGGCGCGCCTTCGAGCGCTTCTTCCAGGCCGACAGCCATCTGGCGCGCCGCGCCGAAGGCTGCGGCCTGGGCCTGAGCATCGTGAAGTTCATCGTAGACGCGCACGGCGGCACCATAGACGTCGAGAGCACCCCGGGCGAGGGCAGCACCTTCACCGTGCGGGTGCCCATCGCCCGCGAGACGGAGGCCTGA